In Brassica rapa cultivar Chiifu-401-42 chromosome A06, CAAS_Brap_v3.01, whole genome shotgun sequence, a single window of DNA contains:
- the LOC103872243 gene encoding ankyrin repeat-containing protein BDA1, whose protein sequence is MDPRLQQAAESGSIDELYALIDENPYILENMDAVPFVSTPLHVAAASGNIPFAKEMLNLKPSFARKLNTSGYSPLHLAVDKDKTKFVGRMLWLDNGLARVKGKNGITPFLSLVSRGKTNLVAECLLTSPECIQDETVDSQNALHLAVIHDRFEVLQVLTGWIRRMSQRNADSIEYCVLNEWDSNNNTPLHLAAYKNDHQMAKLLLECRLVQRNQVNGDGLTFLDIFRTQGQRDAGGDLRSQGPRVLGEDLDLEQVVAKTGCKEAASLPRPKARFEILKSPFTFWSFCFTGMRRLRTNTSDESRGVFLIVCTLIITATYQTALQPPGGLHQSEDSNAGSVVMKQAFFILIWVSNTIGFGCAILYTFCLIPLGSLFENWFSWIGTTLCISYALAMAVISPHPLVFLSATFAFFLLIVLYILLEVFIQRWRKHRSIRNPSGDCYAWMDDFMWVISKRD, encoded by the exons ATGGATCCAAGACTTCAACAAGCAGCTGAATCTGGAAGCATCGACGAGCTCTATGCTCTTATTGATGAGAATCCATACATACTTGAAAACATGGACGCAGTGCCATTTGTGAGCACTCCCCTCCATGTAGCTGCAGCTTCTGGGAACATACCATTTGCCAAGGAGATGCTGAATCTCAAGCCCTCTTTTGCTAGAAAGCTCAACACAAGCGGGTACAGTCCATTGCATCTTGCTGTAGACAAGGATAAGACTAAGTTTGTCGGCAGGATGCTCTGGCTTGATAATGGTCTTGCCCGCGTTAAAGGGAAAAACGGCATCACACCGTTTCTTTCACTAGTGTCAAGAGGAAAAACAAATCTTGTGGCAGAGTGTCTCCTTACTTCCCCTGAATGTATCCAAGATGAGACTGTAGATAGCCAGAATGCTCTGCATCTTGCTGTGATACATGATAGATTTGAAGTTCTCCAAGTCCTCACTGGATGGATCCGGAGGATGAGCCAAAGAAATGCTGACTCCATTGAGTATTGTGTTCTGAATGAATGGGATTCTAACAACAACACGCCTTTGCACCTTGCAGCATATAAGAATGATCACCAG ATGGCTAAACTGTTATTGGAATGTCGATTGGTTCAGCGGAACCAAGTAAATGGTGATGGTTTAACTTTCCTTGACATCTTCAGAACCCAAGGACAAAGAGACGCAGGTGGAGACTTAAGAAGCCAGGGACCGAGAGTCTTGGGAGAGGACTTAGATTTGGAACAAGTTGTTGCAAAAACCGGGTGTAAAGAGGCGGCGTCCTTGCCAAGACCCAAGGCAAGGTTTGAGATTTTAAAATCACCATTCACTTTCTGGTCATTCTGCTTCACGGGCATGAGACGCCTAAGGACTAACACGTCAGATGAATCTCGTGGAGTGTTCCTGATTGTATGCACTTTGATAATAACAGCTACTTACCAGACTGCCCTCCAGCCTCCCGGAGGTTTACATCAATCCGAGGATTCGAATGCGGGTTCCGTGGTGATGAAACAGGCATTCTTCATCCTTATTTGGGTTTCCAACACCATAGGCTTCGGCTGCGCTATACTCTACACCTTTTGTCTCATACCACTTGGTAGTTTGTTTGAAAATTGGTTCTCTTGGATTGGGACAACTCTGTGCATTTCTTATGCTCTAGCAATGGCAGTAATCTCACCGCACCCTCTAGTGTTTCTCTCCGCGACCTTCGCCTTCTTCCTGCTCATTGTTCTCTATATCTTGCTTGAAGTTTTCATACAACGATGGCGGAAGCATCGATCTAT TAGAAACCCATCAGGAGATTGCTATGCTTGGATGGATGATTTTATGTGGGTAATTAGCAAAAGAGATTAA
- the LOC103872247 gene encoding ankyrin repeat-containing protein BDA1-like isoform X2, which translates to MDRRLQQAAESGSISDLYALIDENPCILENIDAMPFVNTPLHIAAACGKIAFSVEMLNLKPSFAKKLNTNGCSPLHLAVEKDQQELVTWLLRIDPSLAGVKGREGITLFHLLVLRGNVDLVVECLVTSPECIRDVSVTGQNALHLAVMNERFEVLQVLTGWIQRMSQRNARSIEYSVLNKMDLNGNTPLHLAAYKNDHQMMKLLLECRMVQRNEVNGDGLTFLDILRTHGQIDEGGELEQAALKTGCMEAASLPKLMKKTYDFFKLPITFWAYCSTHTRRISSDTSDEARGVFLIICTLLITATYQTSLQPPGGVTQSEGHAVMKQTFFIVLWLSNTIGFCCALFYTYSLLPARGLLTLWFFYIGASLCVSYALAMAVISPQPLVFLTACFALYLLFPLYVLMEVFLRQWRRHQTVAPDPKLSWFWKV; encoded by the exons ATGGATCGAAGACTTCAACAGGCTGCTGAATCAGGTAGCATCAGTGACCTTTATGCTTTGATCGATGAGAATCCGTGCATACTGGAGAACATCGACGCCATGCCATTCGTGAACACTCCCCTTCACATAGCTGCAGCTTGTGGGAAAATAGCGTTTTCCGTAGAGATGCTGAATCTCAAGCCGTCTTTTGCCAAAAAACTGAATACAAACGGGTGCAGTCCGTTGCACCTTGctgtggagaaggatcagcaagAGCTCGTCACCTGGCTGCTCAGGATTGATCCCAGCCTTGCTGGTGTTAAAGGCAGAGAAGGC ATCACGCTGTTCCATCTCCTAGTGTTAAGAGGGAACGTAGATCTTGTGGTGGAGTGCCTCGTAACTTCTCCTGAATGTATTCGAGATGTGAGCGTGACTGGCCAAAATGCTTTGCATCTTGCTGTGATGAATGAAAGATTTGAAGTTCTGCAGGTTCTCACCGGATGGATCCAGAGAATGAGTCAGAGAAATGCTCGATCTATCGAATATTCTGTTCTGAATAAGATGGATTTAAACGGCAACACGCCTTTGCACCTTGCAGCATATAAGAATGATCATCAG ATGATGAAACTTTTACTAGAATGTCGAATGGTTCAACGGAACGAAGTAAATGGTGATGGTTTAACATTCCTTGATATCTTAAGAACACATGGACAAATTGATGAAGGTGGAGAATTAGAACAAGCTGCTCTAAAAACCGGGTGCATGGAAGCAGCTTCTCTGCCAAAACTGATGAAAAAAACGTACGACTTCTTCAAATTACCAATCACGTTTTGGGCTTACTGCTCCACGCATACAAGACGCATAAGTTCGGACACATCAGACGAAGCTCGTGGAGTCTTCTTAATTATATGCACTTTGCTAATCACAGCCACTTACCAGACCTCCCTCCAGCCTCCAGGAGGTGTAACCCAATCAGAGGGTCATGCGGTGATGAAACAGACATTCTTCATCGTGCTGTGGCTTTCCAATACCATAGGCTTCTGCTGCGCTTTATTCTACACCTATTCTCTCTTACCAGCTAGAGGTTTGTTGACACTGTGGTTTTTCTATATAGGAGCGTCTCTGTGTGTTTCTTACGCATTAGCAATGGCTGTAATTTCACCGCAGCCTTTAGTGTTTCTTACCGCGTGCTTTGCCTTGTACCTGCTTTTTCCTCTATATGTTTTGATGGAAGTTTTCCTAAGGCAATGGCGGAGGCATCAGACGGTAGCACCTGATCCCAAATTGAGCTGGTTTTGGAAAGTTTGA
- the LOC103872247 gene encoding ankyrin repeat-containing protein BDA1-like isoform X1 has translation MDRRLQQAAESGSISDLYALIDENPCILENIDAMPFVNTPLHIAAACGKIAFSVEMLNLKPSFAKKLNTNGCSPLHLAVEKDQQELVTWLLRIDPSLAGVKGREGITLFHLLVLRGNVDLVVECLVTSPECIRDVSVTGQNALHLAVMNERFEVLQVLTGWIQRMSQRNARSIEYSVLNKMDLNGNTPLHLAAYKNDHQMMKLLLECRMVQRNEVNGDGLTFLDILRTHGQIDEGGELEQAALKTGCMEAASLPKLMKKTYDFFKLPITFWAYCSTHTRRISSDTSDEARGVFLIICTLLITATYQTSLQPPGGVTQSEGHAVMKQTFFIVLWLSNTIGFCCALFYTYSLLPARGLLTLWFFYIGASLCVSYALAMAVISPQPLVFLTACFALYLLFPLYVLMEVFLRQWRRHQTVAPDPKLSWFWKV, from the exons ATGGATCGAAGACTTCAACAGGCTGCTGAATCAGGTAGCATCAGTGACCTTTATGCTTTGATCGATGAGAATCCGTGCATACTGGAGAACATCGACGCCATGCCATTCGTGAACACTCCCCTTCACATAGCTGCAGCTTGTGGGAAAATAGCGTTTTCCGTAGAGATGCTGAATCTCAAGCCGTCTTTTGCCAAAAAACTGAATACAAACGGGTGCAGTCCGTTGCACCTTGctgtggagaaggatcagcaagAGCTCGTCACCTGGCTGCTCAGGATTGATCCCAGCCTTGCTGGTGTTAAAGGCAGAGAAGGCATCac GCTGTTCCATCTCCTAGTGTTAAGAGGGAACGTAGATCTTGTGGTGGAGTGCCTCGTAACTTCTCCTGAATGTATTCGAGATGTGAGCGTGACTGGCCAAAATGCTTTGCATCTTGCTGTGATGAATGAAAGATTTGAAGTTCTGCAGGTTCTCACCGGATGGATCCAGAGAATGAGTCAGAGAAATGCTCGATCTATCGAATATTCTGTTCTGAATAAGATGGATTTAAACGGCAACACGCCTTTGCACCTTGCAGCATATAAGAATGATCATCAG ATGATGAAACTTTTACTAGAATGTCGAATGGTTCAACGGAACGAAGTAAATGGTGATGGTTTAACATTCCTTGATATCTTAAGAACACATGGACAAATTGATGAAGGTGGAGAATTAGAACAAGCTGCTCTAAAAACCGGGTGCATGGAAGCAGCTTCTCTGCCAAAACTGATGAAAAAAACGTACGACTTCTTCAAATTACCAATCACGTTTTGGGCTTACTGCTCCACGCATACAAGACGCATAAGTTCGGACACATCAGACGAAGCTCGTGGAGTCTTCTTAATTATATGCACTTTGCTAATCACAGCCACTTACCAGACCTCCCTCCAGCCTCCAGGAGGTGTAACCCAATCAGAGGGTCATGCGGTGATGAAACAGACATTCTTCATCGTGCTGTGGCTTTCCAATACCATAGGCTTCTGCTGCGCTTTATTCTACACCTATTCTCTCTTACCAGCTAGAGGTTTGTTGACACTGTGGTTTTTCTATATAGGAGCGTCTCTGTGTGTTTCTTACGCATTAGCAATGGCTGTAATTTCACCGCAGCCTTTAGTGTTTCTTACCGCGTGCTTTGCCTTGTACCTGCTTTTTCCTCTATATGTTTTGATGGAAGTTTTCCTAAGGCAATGGCGGAGGCATCAGACGGTAGCACCTGATCCCAAATTGAGCTGGTTTTGGAAAGTTTGA
- the LOC103872623 gene encoding ankyrin repeat-containing protein BDA1, which produces MDPRLQQAAESGSIDELTIVTTPLHVAAASGNLPFAKEMLNFKPSFARKLNTKGMIWLDGGLARVKGRNSITPFHLLALKGNADLVARSLRKSPECIQDESVDRQNALHLAVMHDRFDVLQVLTGWIQRMSQRDADSIESRVLNNVDIDYNMIARRSCQKRFS; this is translated from the exons ATGGATCCAAGACTTCAACAAGCAGCTGAATCTGGAAGCATCGATGAGCT TACCATTGTGACCACTCCCCTCCACGTAGCTGCAGCTTCTGGGAACTTACCATTTGCCAAGGAGATGCTGAATTTCAAGCCCTCTTTTGCCAGAAAGCTCAACACAAAAGG GATGATCTGGCTTGACGGCGGTCTTGCCCGCGTTAAAGGGAGAAACAGCATCACGCCGTTTCATTTACTAGCGCTAAAAGGAAACGCAGACCTTGTGGCAAGGAGCCTTCGTAAATCCCCTGAGTGTATCCAAGATGAGAGCGTAGATCGCCAGAATGCTCTGCATCTTGCTGTGATGCATGATAGGTTTGACGTTCTCCAAGTCCTCACAGGATGGATCCAGAGAATGAGCCAAAGAGACGCTGACTCCATTGAGAGTCGTGTTTTGAATAATGTGGATATTGACTACAACATGATCGCCAg ACGGTCTTGCCAGAAACGATTTTCTTAA
- the LOC103849081 gene encoding AT-hook motif nuclear-localized protein 28, whose amino-acid sequence MEPVQRQRPRGRPQGSKNKPKPPVFLTVEPPMSPYILQVPSGNDVVASINRFCRERSIGLCLLSGSGSVADVTLRQPPPAPPGSTITFHGKFDLLSVSAAFLPPPVSSSFTVSLAGPQGQIIGGFVSGPLISAGPVYVVAASLNNPSYYRLPAEVKQENSSASAEAEEGKGQSPPVSGGGGESCHIEGSDVVWTPAAGILTKPSL is encoded by the coding sequence ATGGAACCCGTCCAGCGTCAGCGTCCACGTGGCAGACCCCAAGGTTCGAAAAACAAACCGAAACCACCGGTCTTCCTCACCGTGGAGCCTCCCATGAGTCCTTACATCCTCCAAGTCCCCTCCGGAAACGACGTCGTCGCCTCCATCAACCGCTTCTGCCGCGAAAGATCCATCGGCCTCTGCCTCCTCAGCGGCTCCGGCTCCGTTGCTGACGTCACGCTGCGCCAGCCTCCCCCTGCACCTCCCGGCTCCACCATCACTTTCCACGGCAAGTTCGATCTCCTCTCCGTCTCCGCCGCTTTCCTCCCTCCTCCCGTCTCCAGCTCCTTCACCGTCTCGCTCGCCGGACCTCAGGGGCAGATCATCGGCGGATTCGTCTCCGGTCCGCTCATCTCCGCCGGACCGGTCTACGTCGTCGCCGCGAGTTTGAACAACCCTTCGTATTACCGGTTACCCGCGGAGGTGAAGCAAGAAAACTCCTCGGCTTCGGCGGAGGCAGAGGAAGGGAAGGGACAGTCGCCGCCGGTCTCTGGAGGAGGTGGAGAGTCTTGCCACATTGAGGGCTCTGATGTTGTCTGGACCCCCGCCGCCGGCATACTAACCAAACCTTCCCTTTAG
- the LOC103872249 gene encoding PHD finger protein ALFIN-LIKE 7 — translation MEGRAAEDVFKDFRGRRAGLIKALTTDVRKFYDKCDPANENLCLYGLPNGSWELNLPVDEVPPELPEPALGINFSRDGMPEENWVSLIAVHSDSWLIAVAFYFGARFSFDKNERMRLFKMINDLPTIFEVVTGNAKQSKDQSGNSGRSKSGGVKARQSESQTKAAKRSPPPPSREESESGDDDGEEGEGQGEFCGVCGESDDGEEEFWIWCDTCEKWFHGKCVKITPARAEHIKHYKCPSCCGSNKKHRA, via the exons ATGGAGGGACGCGCGGCTGAAGATGTGTTTAAGGACTTTAGGGGAAGAAGAGCTGgtctcatcaaagctctcacTACTG ATGTACGCAAGTTTTACGATAAGTGTGACCCTG CCAATGAAAACTTGTGTCTCTACGGACTTCCAAATGGGTCGTGGGAGCTTAATCTTCCTGTCGACGAGGTCCCTCCTGAGCTTCCTGAACCAGCTCTTGGCATCAACTTCTCAAGGGACGGTATGCCAGAGGAAAACTGGGTCTCTTTGATTGCTGTTCACTCTGACTCTTGGCTCATCGCTGTTGCCTTCTACTTTGGTGCTCGTTTCTCTTTTGATAAAAACGAGAG GATGAGGCTGTTCAAGATGATAAATGATCTCCCAACCATTTTCGAGGTTGTAACTGGCAACGCAAAGCAATCCAAGGATCAGTCTGGTAACAGTGGCAGAAGCAAGTCTGGTGGTGTCAAG GCTCGCCAATCTGAATCTCAGACTAAGGCTGCAAAGAGATCCCCCCCACCACCATCAAGAGAAGAAAGTGAGAGCGGAGATGATGATGGGGAGGAAGGCGAGGGGCAAGGTGAGTTTTGTGGGGTCTGTGGAGAGAGCGATGATGGAGAAGAGGAGTTCTGGATATGGTGTGATACTTGTGAGAAATGGTTCCATGGAAAATGCGTCAAGATCACACCTGCAAGGGCTGAGCACATCAAACATTACAAATGCCCTTCTTGCTGCGGTTCCAACAAGAAACACAGAGCTTGA
- the LOC103872250 gene encoding inositol oxygenase 1 isoform X4 — MTILIDHSDHNGNDNVEKNVTEEETELVLDDGGFVAPHTNSFGHTFSERRRSVEEFYKTNHIGQTVDFVRRMREEYGKLNRTEMSIWECCELLNEFIDESDPDLDEPQIEHLLQTAEAIRKDYPDEDWLHLTGLIHDLGKVLLHSSFGELPQWAVVGDTYPVGCAFDESIVHHKYFKENPDFNSPSYNTKYGIYNEGCGLDNVFMSWGHDDYMYLVAKKNKTTLPSAGLFIIRYHSFYALHKSEAYKHLMNDEDRENMKWLKVFNKFDLYSKSKVRIKVEEVKPYYLSLINKYFPAKLKW, encoded by the exons ATGACGATTCTCATCGACCACTCTGATCACAATG GTAATGATAATGTAGAGAAGAATGTAACAGAGGAAGAAACAGAGTTGGTGTTAGATGATGGAGGTTTTGTGGCTCCTCACACCAACTCTTTTGGTCACACCTTCAG TGAGAGGAGGAGAAGTGTGGAGGAgttttacaaaacaaatcatATTGGCCAAACCGTTGACTTCGTTAGGAGGATGAGAGAGGAATACGGAAAGCTAAACCGAACCGAGATGAGTATTTGGGAATGCTGTGAGCTTCTTAACGAGTTTATCGATGAGAGTGATCCTGACTTGGACGAGCCTCAGATCGAACATTTGCTTCAGACAGCTGAAGCCATCAGAAAAGATTACCCTGATGAAGACTGGCTCCATTTGACCGGTCTTATCCATG ATCTTGGAAAAGTTCTTCTCCACTCTTCATTTGGTGAGCTTCCTCAATGGGCTGTTGTTGGTGATACATATCCAGTGGGATGTGCTTTTGATGAGTCTATTGTTCACCACAAG TACTTCAAGGAGAATCCAGACTTCAACAGCCCGAGTTACAACACCAAGTACGGGATATACAACGAAGGCTGTGGGCTTGACAACGTGTTCATGTCTTGGGGGCATGATGATTACATGTACCTG GTTGCCAAGAAGAACAAGACTACATTACCATCGGCTGGCCTTTTCATTATCAGATACCACTCGTTCTACG CGCTTCACAAGTCAGAAGCATACAAGCATTTGATGAACGACGAGGACAGAGAGAACATGAAGTGGCTGAAAGTGTTTAATAAGTTTGATCTCTACAGCAAAAGCAAAGTCCGTATTAAAGTTGAGGAAGTGAAACCATACTATCTCTCCCTTATCAACAAG TACTTTCCGGCAAAGTTAAAATGGTGA
- the LOC103872250 gene encoding inositol oxygenase 1 isoform X3, which produces MTILIDHSDHNDAGNDNVEKNVTEEETELVLDDGGFVAPHTNSFGHTFSERRRSVEEFYKTNHIGQTVDFVRRMREEYGKLNRTEMSIWECCELLNEFIDESDPDLDEPQIEHLLQTAEAIRKDYPDEDWLHLTGLIHDLGKVLLHSSFGELPQWAVVGDTYPVGCAFDESIVHHKYFKENPDFNSPSYNTKYGIYNEGCGLDNVFMSWGHDDYMYLVAKKNKTTLPSAGLFIIRYHSFYALHKSEAYKHLMNDEDRENMKWLKVFNKFDLYSKSKVRIKVEEVKPYYLSLINKYFPAKLKW; this is translated from the exons ATGACGATTCTCATCGACCACTCTGATCACAATG ATGCAGGTAATGATAATGTAGAGAAGAATGTAACAGAGGAAGAAACAGAGTTGGTGTTAGATGATGGAGGTTTTGTGGCTCCTCACACCAACTCTTTTGGTCACACCTTCAG TGAGAGGAGGAGAAGTGTGGAGGAgttttacaaaacaaatcatATTGGCCAAACCGTTGACTTCGTTAGGAGGATGAGAGAGGAATACGGAAAGCTAAACCGAACCGAGATGAGTATTTGGGAATGCTGTGAGCTTCTTAACGAGTTTATCGATGAGAGTGATCCTGACTTGGACGAGCCTCAGATCGAACATTTGCTTCAGACAGCTGAAGCCATCAGAAAAGATTACCCTGATGAAGACTGGCTCCATTTGACCGGTCTTATCCATG ATCTTGGAAAAGTTCTTCTCCACTCTTCATTTGGTGAGCTTCCTCAATGGGCTGTTGTTGGTGATACATATCCAGTGGGATGTGCTTTTGATGAGTCTATTGTTCACCACAAG TACTTCAAGGAGAATCCAGACTTCAACAGCCCGAGTTACAACACCAAGTACGGGATATACAACGAAGGCTGTGGGCTTGACAACGTGTTCATGTCTTGGGGGCATGATGATTACATGTACCTG GTTGCCAAGAAGAACAAGACTACATTACCATCGGCTGGCCTTTTCATTATCAGATACCACTCGTTCTACG CGCTTCACAAGTCAGAAGCATACAAGCATTTGATGAACGACGAGGACAGAGAGAACATGAAGTGGCTGAAAGTGTTTAATAAGTTTGATCTCTACAGCAAAAGCAAAGTCCGTATTAAAGTTGAGGAAGTGAAACCATACTATCTCTCCCTTATCAACAAG TACTTTCCGGCAAAGTTAAAATGGTGA
- the LOC103872250 gene encoding inositol oxygenase 1 isoform X1, producing the protein MTILIDHSDHNDAGNDNVEKNVTEEETELVLDDGGFVAPHTNSFGHTFRDYDAQSERRRSVEEFYKTNHIGQTVDFVRRMREEYGKLNRTEMSIWECCELLNEFIDESDPDLDEPQIEHLLQTAEAIRKDYPDEDWLHLTGLIHDLGKVLLHSSFGELPQWAVVGDTYPVGCAFDESIVHHKYFKENPDFNSPSYNTKYGIYNEGCGLDNVFMSWGHDDYMYLVAKKNKTTLPSAGLFIIRYHSFYALHKSEAYKHLMNDEDRENMKWLKVFNKFDLYSKSKVRIKVEEVKPYYLSLINKYFPAKLKW; encoded by the exons ATGACGATTCTCATCGACCACTCTGATCACAATG ATGCAGGTAATGATAATGTAGAGAAGAATGTAACAGAGGAAGAAACAGAGTTGGTGTTAGATGATGGAGGTTTTGTGGCTCCTCACACCAACTCTTTTGGTCACACCTTCAG GGATTATGATGCTCAAAGTGAGAGGAGGAGAAGTGTGGAGGAgttttacaaaacaaatcatATTGGCCAAACCGTTGACTTCGTTAGGAGGATGAGAGAGGAATACGGAAAGCTAAACCGAACCGAGATGAGTATTTGGGAATGCTGTGAGCTTCTTAACGAGTTTATCGATGAGAGTGATCCTGACTTGGACGAGCCTCAGATCGAACATTTGCTTCAGACAGCTGAAGCCATCAGAAAAGATTACCCTGATGAAGACTGGCTCCATTTGACCGGTCTTATCCATG ATCTTGGAAAAGTTCTTCTCCACTCTTCATTTGGTGAGCTTCCTCAATGGGCTGTTGTTGGTGATACATATCCAGTGGGATGTGCTTTTGATGAGTCTATTGTTCACCACAAG TACTTCAAGGAGAATCCAGACTTCAACAGCCCGAGTTACAACACCAAGTACGGGATATACAACGAAGGCTGTGGGCTTGACAACGTGTTCATGTCTTGGGGGCATGATGATTACATGTACCTG GTTGCCAAGAAGAACAAGACTACATTACCATCGGCTGGCCTTTTCATTATCAGATACCACTCGTTCTACG CGCTTCACAAGTCAGAAGCATACAAGCATTTGATGAACGACGAGGACAGAGAGAACATGAAGTGGCTGAAAGTGTTTAATAAGTTTGATCTCTACAGCAAAAGCAAAGTCCGTATTAAAGTTGAGGAAGTGAAACCATACTATCTCTCCCTTATCAACAAG TACTTTCCGGCAAAGTTAAAATGGTGA
- the LOC103872250 gene encoding inositol oxygenase 1 isoform X2, producing the protein MTILIDHSDHNGNDNVEKNVTEEETELVLDDGGFVAPHTNSFGHTFRDYDAQSERRRSVEEFYKTNHIGQTVDFVRRMREEYGKLNRTEMSIWECCELLNEFIDESDPDLDEPQIEHLLQTAEAIRKDYPDEDWLHLTGLIHDLGKVLLHSSFGELPQWAVVGDTYPVGCAFDESIVHHKYFKENPDFNSPSYNTKYGIYNEGCGLDNVFMSWGHDDYMYLVAKKNKTTLPSAGLFIIRYHSFYALHKSEAYKHLMNDEDRENMKWLKVFNKFDLYSKSKVRIKVEEVKPYYLSLINKYFPAKLKW; encoded by the exons ATGACGATTCTCATCGACCACTCTGATCACAATG GTAATGATAATGTAGAGAAGAATGTAACAGAGGAAGAAACAGAGTTGGTGTTAGATGATGGAGGTTTTGTGGCTCCTCACACCAACTCTTTTGGTCACACCTTCAG GGATTATGATGCTCAAAGTGAGAGGAGGAGAAGTGTGGAGGAgttttacaaaacaaatcatATTGGCCAAACCGTTGACTTCGTTAGGAGGATGAGAGAGGAATACGGAAAGCTAAACCGAACCGAGATGAGTATTTGGGAATGCTGTGAGCTTCTTAACGAGTTTATCGATGAGAGTGATCCTGACTTGGACGAGCCTCAGATCGAACATTTGCTTCAGACAGCTGAAGCCATCAGAAAAGATTACCCTGATGAAGACTGGCTCCATTTGACCGGTCTTATCCATG ATCTTGGAAAAGTTCTTCTCCACTCTTCATTTGGTGAGCTTCCTCAATGGGCTGTTGTTGGTGATACATATCCAGTGGGATGTGCTTTTGATGAGTCTATTGTTCACCACAAG TACTTCAAGGAGAATCCAGACTTCAACAGCCCGAGTTACAACACCAAGTACGGGATATACAACGAAGGCTGTGGGCTTGACAACGTGTTCATGTCTTGGGGGCATGATGATTACATGTACCTG GTTGCCAAGAAGAACAAGACTACATTACCATCGGCTGGCCTTTTCATTATCAGATACCACTCGTTCTACG CGCTTCACAAGTCAGAAGCATACAAGCATTTGATGAACGACGAGGACAGAGAGAACATGAAGTGGCTGAAAGTGTTTAATAAGTTTGATCTCTACAGCAAAAGCAAAGTCCGTATTAAAGTTGAGGAAGTGAAACCATACTATCTCTCCCTTATCAACAAG TACTTTCCGGCAAAGTTAAAATGGTGA
- the LOC103872252 gene encoding protein TOM THREE HOMOLOG 1 encodes MRTRGLFLMHSLSSSSSASSLNLKEATNWWWDVNESPVWQDRIFHILAFLYAVVSVIAVIQLVRIQLRVPEYGWTTQKVFHFLNFVVNGVRALVFVFRRDAQNMQPEILQHILLDIPSLAFFTTYALLVLFWAEIYYQARAVSTDGLRPSFFTINALVYVVQIALWLVLWWKPVHVTVIISKMFFACVSLFAALGFLLYGGRLFLMLQRFPVESKGRRKKLQEVGYVTSICFTCFLIRCIMMCFNAFDDAADLDVLDHPILNFIYYLLVEILPSSLVLFILRKLPPKRGITQYHQIQ; translated from the exons ATGAGAACCCGCGGCTTGTTTCTGATGCACTCTCTGTCGTCGTCTTCCTCGGCATCATCGCTTAACCTCAAGGAGGCTACGAATTGGTGGTGGGACGTGAACGAGTCTCCGGTCTGGCAAGACCGTATCTTCCACATCCTCGCTTTCCTATACGCTGTCGTTTCCGTCATTGCTGTG ATTCAATTGGTAAGAATACAATTGAGAGTTCCAGAATACGGATGGACGACGCAGAAAGTCTTTCACTTTCTCAATTTCGTCGTGAACGGAG TTCGAGCTCTAGTGTTTGTCTTCAGGCGTGATGCACAGAACATGCAGCCAgag ATTCTACAACATATCTTGCTTGACATTCCAAGTCTTGCTTTTTTCACAACGTATGCGCTTCTTGTCCTCTTTTGGGCTGAGATTTACTACCAG GCACGTGCTGTATCAACTGATGGACTGAGGCCAAGTTTCTTCACTATTAATGCCCTTGTCTATGTAGTTCAG ATTGCACTTTGGTTGGTATTGTGGTGGAAGCCTGTTCACGTTACGGTTATCATTTCCAAGATGTTCTTTGCAT GTGTGTCATTGTTCGCTGCCCTTGGATTTTTACTATATGGAGGAAG GCTTTTCCTAATGTTGCAACGGTTTCCAGTAGAATCCAAAGGGAGGCGGAAGAAGCTGCAAGAG GTTGGTTACGTGACAAGCATATGCTTTACGTGTTTCCTCATCAGATGTATCATG ATGTGCTTTAATGCGTTCGACGATGCAGCGGATCTTGATGTCTTGGATCACCCCATCCTAAATTTCATATATTACCTG TTGGTGGAGATATTACCTTCTTCTCTGGTCCTCTTTATACTAAGAAAGCTTCCACCAAAACGCGGTATCACACAGTACCATCAGATTCAGTGA